Genomic segment of Microbacterium hydrocarbonoxydans:
CTTCGCGGCCATCAGCATCAACATCGTGGCACTGTTGATCGTGTTCGTGTTCCTCAACAAGAAGATCATGGCCGGCATGGCCGCCGGCTCCGTGAAGGGATAGTCATGACCCGCATCGCATTCCTGCACACCGGCGCCGTCGTCATCCCCCCGGTCGCGGAACTGGCGGGGCGTCTGCTGCCCGAGGTCACGACCGTCAACTACCTCGACGACAAGATCGTCGCCGACCTCGCCGACTCTGATCGTGCGGCCTCGGTCGAGCAGCGACTGGAGGATCTCGTGCGCGCAGCGCAGTCTGCCGGCGCGGATGCCGTCATGCTGACCTGCTCGTCGATCTCGGGCTTCGCCGCGGGGCTCGGCGCCAGGGTCGGCATCCCGGTGCTGCGCGTCGACGAGGCGATGGCCGATCAGGCGGTCGCGACGGGCGAGCGGATCGCCGTGATCGCGACGCTGCCCACCACGCTGGCGCCGACGACGGCACTGATCGCCGAGCGCGCCGAGATCGCGGGGGCCACCCCCACGATCATCAGCGAGGTCGTCGACGGGGCGTTCGCCGCCGTGGCCTCTGGTGACAGGGAGACGCATGACTCGCTCGTCGTCGCCGCGATCGAGCGGCTGGCCGCGCAGGCCGACGTCGTCGTGCTCGCTCAGGCCTCGATGGCGAGCGCCGCGACCAGGGCCAGCGTCGACGTGCCGGTCCTCACGAGCCTGGAACCGGGGATCACCCGGCTCCGAGATGCCCTCGCCGCGAGGTGACCGCCGGCGCTCAGGAGTCGAGCAGCGAGCGTGCCGTGGCGAGGTCGGTCACGAGCGCATTGACCCAGCCGCCGGCCAGTGCGCCGCGGATCGCGTCGACCTTGTGCGCACCGCCGGCGATGCCGAGACGGCGGGGGATGCGGCGCAGGTCGTCGACCGGGATCGCGATCACCCGCTCGTCGAACCCCTCCTGCACGGGGCTGCCGTCGAGCCGATAGGTGCGGTGGCAGATGTCGCCGACGGCTCCATCCGCCAGCAGCTCGGCGCGCTCGTTCGCCGCGAAGGCGTTGCCGCTCGAGGCGAGCACATCGCTGGGCTCGATGTTCCCGATCCCCATGATCGCCATGGTGAGCTCTCTCCAGCGTCGGCTGATCTCCTGCATGGAGGGGTCTTCCAGCAGCGAATCCCTGATCGCGGCGCTGGCCACGATGCCCGGCGCCTGCACGTGCACGGCTTCCGCGCCGAGTGTGCGGGCGAGGTCTCCGAGCAGATGGTGGCTGTGGCCCTGCACTTCGGGCGCCCCGGAACCGCCGAGCAGCTGCACGACCTCGGTGGCGCCGCGCGCGGCGAAGGGCCGCATACGGTCGACCACCGCGAGCAGCGTCTGACTCCACGACGAGACGCCGATCCTGTCGGTGCCCGAGAGCGTCGCCTCGAGGTAGGCGGCAGCACCCGCGCCGATCGCCGCGAGGGTCTCGTCGCGGTCGGCGTCGGGATCGACGTCGACCACCACGGCTTCGGCCAGACCGAAGCGCTGTTCGAGGAGCTCCTCGGTCTCGGCGTACACGCCAGGGGCGACGGTCACGATCGTGCGGACGATGCCCATGGTCGTGGCGCGCTTGAGCAGGCGAGAGACCTTGGCCTGGGAGATGTTGAGCGCGTCGGCGATGTCGGCCTGGCGGATGCCGCGCTCGTGGTACATGCGGGCGACCTTGGTCATCAGCCGTACCTGTCCGTCGAGCGGTCGACTGTAGGTGTTCGCAGGCAACGTCGGCGTCCTCTCTTGCGAACTGATGATGATTCGCTAACGAAAGAATATTCAATGCGGGCAGTATGCGCCAGCCGCTACGCCGTCGGCACTCGCACATCACTCGAAGGAGTCTGCATATGATCATCGGCGTCACCGGCAGTCAGGGCAAGCTGGGCAGAGCGACCGTCGCGAGATTGCGCGATGAGGGGCATGAGGTCGTCGGCTTCGACCTCGCGGGCCCGCAGGGCGCAGGCTTCACGCGTCTCGACCTCGCCGACTACGGACAGGTGCTGGATGCGTTCCTCGGAGTCACCGCCCGCCACACCGGGCTCGACGCGCTGGTGCACCTGGCCGCGATCCCCGTGAACGGGCTGGTGCCCGACGTCACGACGTTCGAGAACAACGTCATGGCCTCGTTCCACGTCATGCTCGCCGCGCACCGGGCCGGCATCCGCACGCTCGTCACGGCATCGAGCATCACCGCCACCGGGTTCCCCTTCGAGGTGCCGCCGCCGTTCCTGCCGCTCGACGAGTCGCACGCCCAGGCGTTCAACACCTACGCGCTGGGCAAGATCGTCGAGGAATCGATGGCCGCGCAGCTCGTGCACTGGGCGGACGGCACGTCGATCACCGCGCTGCGCTTCACCCACGTCGTCGCCGCCGACGAGTACTCGACGTTCGAGCGCGCCGCCGAGCCGGGCTATCGCCGTGATCTCCTCGGCTCCTGGATCGACGCCCGCGACGGTGCTCAGGCCATCTCGCTGGCGCTCCGCCATGCGCGGCCGGGGTTCGAGGTCTTCCACGTCGGGCACCCGCTGTCGGGCATCCAGGCGCCGTCGCGCGACGCCGCCGAGCGCTGGTTCCCCGGTGTGCCTCTGGCCGACGATCTGGGGCCGTACGAGTCTCTGTTCTCGGTGCGCAAGATTCAGGAACGGCTCGGTTTCGCGCCCGATTTCGATTGGCGCGACGGGTCAACGAGCGCGGCGAGAGACTGACAGACGCATCCACTCGCCGCCGTCGAGCTGCACCTCGATCGCCGAGCCGCCGTCGGCGCGCACCGAGAATCGGCGGCGAGCGCGGTCGAGGTTGGCCACGAGCACGTCATCGCCGGCGTCCGTCCTCGAGCCGATGGCCCAGAGCAGGCCGTCGGGGCTGTCGCCCGTGAGCAGGGTCCCGCCTCCGAGAGCCAGGAGTGCGCGCAGTGCGCTCTCGGCAGGCGTGCCGACGAGCCCACGGGAGCCGGCCGTCTCGAACCACGAGACCGTCGCCACGCCCGGTGCGGCGAGCGCGGCGGCGCTGGCGACGAGCCAGGCGGCGAGCTGCGGGGCGCTCTGCCTGTCGTCGTCTGCGCCGGTGAACTGCGCGCCGTAGCCCTCGCTGAGGTCGGCTCTCGTGGGACTGGGTTCGGGACTCGTCGCGACGTTGTTGAAGCGCGGGCGCAGCGAGACCGGGCCGATGTGCACGGGAAGCCCCGAGGCGATGTCGACGCTCTGCCGCGCGATGAGCCGCTGCATGACGACCGCCTCGACGAGCTGTTCGGTGTCGCCGGTGTGGAACAGGGGAGTGGTCGTGACGACGATGCCGTCGACCTCGCGGGCGATGCGCTGCTGTTCGCGATTCAGCTCGGTGAAGTGCGACCGCGCGCCGGCGAGCACGGGGGCTGCGACGCCGGCATCCGCGAGCGCGGTCCGCAGTGCTCCGACGGTCGGATCGTCGCTCACATGCAGCACCGAGTCGAACGCGGTGATGCGCGCGATGCGGTGCCCGCCGAGCGCCTGCACGGCAGTATGCAACGCGCGGGGTGAGCCGTCGGTGATCAGCCTGACGTCGAGGGGGATGCCGTCGTCGCCGGCCCGCGAGAGCGCCGCCGCCCACGTGGGCGTCGTGAGATCGAGCTCGACCACGCGGAAGTCTCCGAGGTCTGCGGGCGCGACCGACGAGGGGGCTGTGGACGCCTCGACGCCGATCCGGGGGAAGGGTCCTCCCTCCGCCAGCTCGATCACGACGTCGTTCGCGGGACCACCCGCCGCCGGGGAAGGCAGTGCTGCGCGCGGCGCCTCGACGGTGATGGTCTGACGGATGCTCTCGCCCGCCGGCAGTCGGTACGGGTAGGGCAGATCGAGAGGGCGGCTGTACGTCTTGAAGGACGCATCCGACCAGTTGCGCTGGTCCTCCATCTCGAAGACGTCGCCCTCGAAGCGGATCGTCGGCCCCGCGTCGATGCGCAGTTCCCGGATGTCGGTGATCGGCTGGTGCGGGCTGATCGCGGTGGGGAAGCTCGTCGTCTCGACCCGGTCGTCCGTGTGCACGACCGCCACCGTGCGGCCCGCGTCGGCGGCAGGATGCAGAGCGACCAGGCCCACGCGACAGGTGTCGAGATCGGTGTGGTTGTCGGCGCGCCAGTCGATCGTGAGCCGGCGGGGTGTGGCGCGCGCCGACAACCGCGAGGAGATCGACGCACCGAGTCCCTCGTGGCGCAGCGTCAGGATCAGTGCGTCCTCGCCCGACTCGACGGCGTCCACCGTCGCCGGCACCGTCAGCCAGCCGTGATCGCGCACTGCCGCGCGCACGCCGCGCAGCAGCATCCGGCCGTCGTGTCGGATCTCGGCCAGCTCGTCTCCGCGCAGCGCGAGGGTCCAGGGGCCCGAACTCCAGAGCACCTCGTCGTCGCGCCACCAGGAAGTCGTCATCGAGTCCACACCTCCACCCTAACCGGTTGACCAATCCGAGGCGAGGCGCGCGTCCTTCACATCGGGGAACGGCGGGCCGCAGCGCCCAGAGTGCTCTCGCCCGGGCTGATGCGCACCGGCAGCACGACACGCTCGTGCACATGATCGGGCGCTGCCTCGGCGGTCAGCAGCCGCACTCCCTCGGCACCCATCGCGAAGCCGGGGAGGTCGATCGACGTGAGGGTCATCCAGTCCGCCCCGTCGTCGCGATGGTCGCCGTCCATGCCCATCACCGCGACGTCGTGCGGCACGCTCAGGGTGCCGTGTTCGCGCAGCAGCTGCAGCGCACCCAGGGCCACCTTGTCGGTGACGGCGAGGATCGC
This window contains:
- a CDS encoding NAD(P)-dependent oxidoreductase; translated protein: MIIGVTGSQGKLGRATVARLRDEGHEVVGFDLAGPQGAGFTRLDLADYGQVLDAFLGVTARHTGLDALVHLAAIPVNGLVPDVTTFENNVMASFHVMLAAHRAGIRTLVTASSITATGFPFEVPPPFLPLDESHAQAFNTYALGKIVEESMAAQLVHWADGTSITALRFTHVVAADEYSTFERAAEPGYRRDLLGSWIDARDGAQAISLALRHARPGFEVFHVGHPLSGIQAPSRDAAERWFPGVPLADDLGPYESLFSVRKIQERLGFAPDFDWRDGSTSAARD
- a CDS encoding sugar-binding domain-containing protein codes for the protein MTKVARMYHERGIRQADIADALNISQAKVSRLLKRATTMGIVRTIVTVAPGVYAETEELLEQRFGLAEAVVVDVDPDADRDETLAAIGAGAAAYLEATLSGTDRIGVSSWSQTLLAVVDRMRPFAARGATEVVQLLGGSGAPEVQGHSHHLLGDLARTLGAEAVHVQAPGIVASAAIRDSLLEDPSMQEISRRWRELTMAIMGIGNIEPSDVLASSGNAFAANERAELLADGAVGDICHRTYRLDGSPVQEGFDERVIAIPVDDLRRIPRRLGIAGGAHKVDAIRGALAGGWVNALVTDLATARSLLDS
- a CDS encoding aspartate/glutamate racemase family protein, whose product is MTRIAFLHTGAVVIPPVAELAGRLLPEVTTVNYLDDKIVADLADSDRAASVEQRLEDLVRAAQSAGADAVMLTCSSISGFAAGLGARVGIPVLRVDEAMADQAVATGERIAVIATLPTTLAPTTALIAERAEIAGATPTIISEVVDGAFAAVASGDRETHDSLVVAAIERLAAQADVVVLAQASMASAATRASVDVPVLTSLEPGITRLRDALAAR